In one Arachis duranensis cultivar V14167 chromosome 9, aradu.V14167.gnm2.J7QH, whole genome shotgun sequence genomic region, the following are encoded:
- the LOC107463838 gene encoding pentatricopeptide repeat-containing protein At1g15510, chloroplastic: MASFPNSSKFHPQRDPPTLPTSNSTKLKTFTFSHHNFHTRKFKRAKKPILVSNSNSITTTTRSTINNNNNNNNNNPSYEICQLCLVGNLENAMSYLDLQVPIDEEAYVALLRLCESKRARKEGSKVYAHVSNSSLMMTLLTLKLGNALLSMFVRFGNLVDAWHVFGKMEERNVFSWNVLVGGYAKAGFFDEALDLYHRMLWGGMRPDIYTFPCVLRTCGGIPDLVRGKEVHGHVMRFGFESDVDVVNALITMYVKCGDIKTARLVFDKMPNRDRISWNAMIAGYFENGECLEGLRLFCMMLALPVDPDLMTMTSVITACEILGDERLGREIHGYVMRTEFWRDPSVYNSLIQMYSSVGLIMEAEKVFSRTEHRDVVTWTAMISGYENSFLPHKALETYKMMESEGIMPDEITIASALCACTCLSRLDSGIYLHEVAKKTGLISYIIVANTLIDMYAKCKCIDKALEVFHSTHNKNIISWTSIILGLRINNRCFEALCFFKEMMLRLKPNSVTLISVLSTCARIGALMCGKEIHAHAFRTGVSTDGFLPNAILDMYVRCGRMEYAWKQFFSGDQDVAAWNIFLTGYAERGKGSLAVELFHRMVESNVKPDEITFISILCACSRSGLVTEGLEIFDSMKYKYYITPNLKHYACMVDLLGRAGLLEDAYGFIQKMPIKPDPAVWGALLNACRIHHDVKLGELAAANIFRDDTRSVGYYILLSNMYADSEKWENVARVRKMMRENGLVVDPGCSWVEVKGKVHAFLSDDNYHPQMKELNGVLDRFYKKMKEAGIGGPESDQLDITEASKADIFCGHSERLAIAFGLVNSAPGMPIWVTKNLYMCQSCHNTVKFISKEVRREISVRDADQFHHFKGGICSCMDEDYRN; the protein is encoded by the coding sequence ATGGCATCGTTTCCCAACTCCTCAAAATTCCATCCTCAAAGGGACCCTCCAACTCTTCCCACTTCAAATTCCACAAAGCTCAAAACTTTCACTTTTTCCCATCACAATTTCCATACCCGTAAGTTCAAAAGAGCTAAAAAACCAATCTTGGTCTCAAACTCAAACTCCATTACCACCACCACAAGAAGCAccattaacaacaacaacaacaacaacaacaacaacccaAGCTACGAAATTTGCCAGCTTTGCCTTGTTGGGAACTTGGAAAATGCTATGAGCTACTTAGACCTTCAAGTTCCCATTGATGAAGAAGCCTATGTTGCTTTGTTGCGGTTATGTGAGTCTAAGCGTGCAAGGAAAGAAGGGTCAAAGGTTTATGCTCATGTTTCAAATTCTTCATTGATGATGACCCTTTTGACCCTTAAGCTTGGTAATGCACTATTGAGTATGTTTGTGAGGTTTGGGAACTTAGTTGATGCATGGCATGTGTTTGGGAAAATGGAAGAGAGAAATGTGTTCTCTTGGAATGTTCTTGTTGGAGGATATGCCAAAGCTGGATTCTTTGATGAAGCACTTGATCTTTACCATAGGATGTTGTGGGGTGGCATGAGGCCTGATATTTACACTTTCCCTTGTGTTTTGAGGACTTGCGGCGGCATCCCGGATTTGGTGAGGGGAAAAGAGGTTCATGGACATGTTATGAGATTTGGTTTTGAATCAGATGTGGATGTGGTCAATGCATTGATAACAATGTATGTGAAATGTGGGGATATCAAGACTGCCCGGttggtgtttgataaaatgcctaATAGGGACAGGATTTCGTGGAATGCGATGATTGCTGGATATTTCGAGAATGGAGAGTGTTTGGAAGGACTGAGATTGTTCTGTATGATGCTTGCACTTCCTGTTGATCCGGATTTGATGACCATGACCAGTGTGATTACTGCATGCGAGATTCTTGGTGATGAGAGGCTGGGGAGGGAGATCCATGGTTATGTCATGAGGACAGAGTTTTGGAGAGACCCTTCAGTTTATAACTCGTTAATTCAGATGTACTCATCTGTTGGGCTTATTATGGAAGCTGAAAAGGTTTTCTCAAGAACAGAACACAGAGATGTCGTGACGTGGACTGCAATGATATCAGGGTATGAGAATAGTTTTCTTCCCCATAAAGCACTTGAAACATATAAAATGATGGAATCGGAAGGCATCATGCCGGACGAAATCACCATAGCGAGTGCACTATGCGCTTGTACTTGTTTAAGTCGTTTAGATTCAGGAATATACCTTCATGAGGTGGCCAAGAAGACAGGGCTCATCTCTTACATTATAGTTGCAAACACACTCATTGACATGTATGCTAAGTGTAAATGCATTGACAAAGCTCTAGAAGTTTTCCACTCTACTCACAACAAGAATATTATATCTTGGACATCTATCATCCTTGGTCTACGGATAAACAACCGGTGTTTTGAAGCTTTATGTTTCTTCAAGGAGATGATGCTTAGACTAAAGCCAAACTCTGTTACATTAATTTCTGTCCTATCAACATGTGCTAGAATAGGAGCTTTGATGTGTGGGAAAGAGATCCATGCCCATGCATTTAGAACAGGAGTTAGCACTGATGGTTTTCTGCCGAATGCGATTTTGGACATGTATGTAAGGTGTGGAAGAATGGAATATGCTTGGAAACAATTCTTCTCAGGTGATCAGGATGTTGCAGCATGGAACATTTTCCTTACAGGATATGCTGAGCGTGGGAAAGGATCACTTGCTGTCGAACTGTTCCATCGAATGGTAGAGTCAAACGTCAAGCCGGATGAAATCACATTTATCTCCATACTATGTGCTTGCAGCAGATCTGGTTTGGTGACAGAAGGCTTGGAAATTTTTGACAGCATGaagtataaatattatattaccCCTAATCTGAAACACTATGCATGCATGGTTGATTTACTGGGCCGTGCAGGTTTGTTGGAGGATGCTTATGGATTCATACAAAAAATGCCAATAAAACCAGATCCTGCAGTTTGGGGAGCTTTATTAAATGCTTGCAGGATCCATCATGATGTCAAGCTTGGGGAACTCGCTGCTGCGAATATCTTCCGAGATGACACTAGAAGTGTTGGATATTACATTCTTCTATCTAATATGTATGCTGACAGCGAAAAATGGGAGAATGTTGCAAGAGTAAGAAAAATGATGAGAGAAAATGGGCTAGTAGTAGATCCTGGATGCAGCTGGGTGGAAGTCAAGGGAAAAGTGCATGCGTTTCTCAGTGATGATAACTACCATCCCCAAATGAAGGAATTAAATGGAGTTTTGGACCGGTTTTACAAGAAAATGAAGGAAGCTGGCATTGGAGGGCCAGAGAGCGATCAATTAGACATAACGGAAGCTTCGAAGGCCGATATATTTTGTGGACACAGTGAGAGACTGGCCATTGCCTTTGGACTAGTTAATTCAGCCCCCGGGATGCCTATTTGGGTGACGAAGAATCTGTATATGTGCCAAAGTTGTCATAACACTGTCAAATTCATCTCCAAGGAAGTTCGCAGAGAGATTTCGGTAAGGGATGCTGATCAGTTTCACCATTTCAAGGGAGGTATCTGCTCTTGCATGGATGAAGATTATAGGAATTAG